The Miscanthus floridulus cultivar M001 chromosome 17, ASM1932011v1, whole genome shotgun sequence genome has a window encoding:
- the LOC136517468 gene encoding protein G1-like7, whose translation MEPGPDAPAGGGGTSSTAPAEAGPSPSPLSSSAAAAAASSSSRQQAEQEGTPQQQAGAQQLRQQPAAAPAPAAQAAQPQPLAQQPPPPPPPPPAGLSRYESQKRRDWNTFLQYLRNHKPPLTLARCSGAHVIEFLRYLDQFGKTKVHAEGCAYFGQPNPPAPCACPLRQAWGSLDALIGRLRAAYEESGGRPESNPFAAKAVRIYLRDVREAQAKARGIPYEKKKRKRGSAAAPPVAPPPVVTAGTTSGAAGGEEEDDDDDEPSPSAGEPQQPASASAPPPASTSSASASSSSSAAATTTTTTRKEEEGSAPSS comes from the coding sequence ATGGAGCCTGGTCCTGACGCGCCTGCTGGTGGCGGAGGAACCAGTAGTACTGCGCCAGCGGAGGCcgggccgtcgccgtcgccgttgtcgtcctcggccgccgccgcagcagcctcgtcgtcgagccggCAGCAGGCAGAGCAGGAAGGGACGCCGCAGCAACAAGCCGGAGCACAGCAGCTGAGGCAACAGCCGGCAGCAGCCCCAGCGCCGGCGGCCCAGGCGGCTCAGCCGCAGCCACTGGCGCAgcagcctccgcctccgccgccgccgccaccggcgggGCTGAGCCGGTACGAGTCGCAGAAGCGGCGCGACTGGAACACGTTCCTGCAGTACCTGCGGAACCACAAGCCGCCGCTGACGCTGGCGCGCTGCAGCGGCGCGCACGTCATCGAGTTCCTCCGCTACCTGGACCAGTTCGGCAAGACCAAGGTGCACGCCGAGGGCTGCGCCTACTTCGGCCAGCCCAACCCGCCGGCGCCCTGCGCGTGCCCGCTGCGCCAGGCCTGGGGCAGCCTTGACGCGCTCATCGGCCGCCTCCGCGCCGCGTACGAGGAGTCGGGGGGCCGCCCGGAGTCCAATCCGTTCGCGGCCAAAGCCGTGCGCATCTACCTGCGCGACGTAAGGGAGGCGCAGGCCAAGGCGCGCGGCATCCCCTACGAGAAGAAGAAGCGCAAGCGAGGGAGCGCGGCAGCGCCTCCAGTCGCGCCGCCTCCTGTTGTAACCGCAGGGACGACGTCAGGGGCCGCCGGCggtgaggaggaggacgacgacgacgatgaaccATCGCCGTCTGCAGGTGAACCACAACAGCCGGCGTCCGCCTCGGCTCCTCCTCCTGCAAGTACTTCCAGCGCTAGCGCAAGTAGTAGCAGTTCCGCCGCtgccacgacgacgacgacgacaaggaaggaggaagaaggatccGCGCCAAGCTCGTGA